A window of Daphnia pulicaria isolate SC F1-1A chromosome 4, SC_F0-13Bv2, whole genome shotgun sequence genomic DNA:
aaaaacgTCTGCTACATTTATCCCATTTTAAGGACcacccaccaaaaatggcgcaTGTCCGTTTTAAAGTGGGAGGAGCCACTTCGTGAGATCAACCACTTGGCCCGAAAGGCCGCTGCTTTAGAGCGGTCCCCTGACAATCTCCAAGTGATCAGCAGAAGCGATCCCGCTAGTGGATGCTGTTTGCCCGCCGGGCCCAACAATAACTCGGAAGAGCGAGAGCCGGCTCGCACGACAATTCGAGCAGAGACGGAAACCATGGCTGAGCTGGCCAATATGGCGTCACCAACGTCAGATCCACCCGCTCCATCATTATCTTTATCAGACACCTCTGAACTAGTCAAAATGGCGGAAACGCGTAGGCCCCCCGACCCGCCCAGCTGATGCTGAACGCATCCCCTGCCAAAGCGCCCAGCTAGTGGCCCCAACTGACGAACTGTTCCAGTTGCCTGTTCCGTGCGGAAGCTAAAAGATTTTCCTTTGGGCTCCAGTGAGCTCTTAGGAGTCCGAATGTTGCTGGATTGAGCTTCCAGTCGCTTGAGTCCGGAGGGGCACGAGACAGCCGATCTGCAATGACATTTTGGGCCCCGGGAAGATAGACCGCATTAACAGAAATAGTGCGTGGCTCACACCACGCTACGATTTCGGAACTTATCCGGCAGAGTTCTTCCGACTTCGAGCCTCCAGATTTGTTCACGTAGTGAACCGCCGTGCTGTTTTCCAGCATCAACCTCACTGAAACACGATATGCAAAACTCGTGAATGATTTCAGGGCGAACAGGGCTGCTAATAGCTCCAGTTCATTTATGTGGCGGGATCTGTTGCGATCTGTTTATGGCCCTTTGGCCGCGACTCCGTTCAAAACTGCACCCCACCCTGATAGGGACGCGTCGGAAAAAATCACGAGATCCGGTTCTACCGTTGAAAGTGGGCGCCCATTGGAACTTTCCACGTTGGATTCCCACCATACTAAATCGGAAATTGACTCTTCATCCAAGCGGATTTTAGTCGATAGATCTCCGCCTGTACGCGCcgactctttcaaaaatttacgcTGGATGCATCGGTAGTGCCCTTGGGCAAAGGGATCCCTGAATAGCCCATGCCAGATTCCCTAAAATTTTTGCTACTTCTCTCAGCGAGACGGACGTAGCGACCCCTGCCTCTCAGCAAATCTTCTCAATTTGTAGTACCTTGCGGGGTAAGAGGGAGAGAGACAGCGAGTCTACAATAAGGCCCAAAAATTCTCGTTGTTGGGCGGCCACGCCCAGAGATTTTCTCTGTCGATAAAAAACCCGCATTTTTCTAGCAAGTCTACAGTCAGGAGAAAATCGCGCTCTGCCCCCTCTTTAGACTGATTCAGAATCAGAAAATCGTCTAAGTAGACTATTATTCTAATCCCTTTCCTTCTTAGAAAAGCCACAAGCTTATACAAAAGAAACATAAAGGGGTTAGAATTTTACCCACTTAAataggtttttattttggtcactGATCGgtactgtttttattttaacctgAATTGGAGCGAAGCCCACTAATCTCACTCTTATCAGTAAACTTGAAAACTCACTAAGACTAGcggtttcaaaatttttgaaaacgaccAGTGGGCGGACAAAAGCCCGAAACAAAGGCaagtaaattgaaaaagtgacCCGTTCcagaaaaattataagaatTTTGCATGATAAGGGTGAATGGGAATGGTAAGGTAAGCATCCTGAAGATCTATCTTcgtaaaaaaattgcctttccTTACCATTCCCCTCAGCACGCTGACGCCCTCCATTTTAAAGTGTAGATGCTCTAAGAATTTATTGagtgattttaaatttataatggGCCTAAAACCCCTCGAGCATTTAGGGATGACGAAAATTCCGCTCACGAAGCAGCTACTTTCGAATGGGATTTTTTCAATAGCGCCTTTAGACAGAAGGGACGTCACCTCGGCGTCACAGATCACCTTCATCTTTGAGCTAAGGAACATATTAATTCCGGGGCAGATTTGGAACGGTACATCGataaaaggaattttcaaTCCCGTGGAGATCGCTTCCTAAACCCAAACATCGGCCGTTAAAGATTGCCAAAGGGACGCGAACTTGTGGACTCTTCCGCCGACCCTGACACCGAAAATCGGCGTCGGCAAAACAATTGGAGAGACGGATAAATTCGGAGAGACTAACCTTGAACCACGGTTGGAAGAACCAGGCTTGGAGCCACACTTATTAAAGTTGCCGTGAAGAGTGAATCCCTATCCTGCTCTACCGCTTTTCGAGCCACGTGAGCCGCTGGATCTACTGTGGTGGCCCGAGGACGTGGATGGACGTCCCCCTGGTTGGCCCAAAGCCTTCATCTTCTGGTCGTCTGATGCATCTCTCACCATACTCTTGAGGAATGTCCAGCCGAACAGCAACCCGCAGTCCCTCGGTTTAAAGCGGCCCAGTTCAGACAGCAAGGCCTCGAGGCATGGGTCTGTCAGGCGCAGCACATTTTCTCTCCTCTACACGGTGATGCTGTGAAACGAGTGGCCCCACAACTGCAGGGCTGATTCGGCCGCCGTGACGAGAAGAGGGTTTGAGGTGGCCGGATTCGTTGCCGCTTCGGTCATGTCACTACCCCACAGATACAGGGGCGGCTTGGCGATGTCCAGAATCTTGTATTTAGAAGCCACCGGGGCCTTCTTCTTCGCTTCCGCCTTGCTTGCTTCCCCTCCTCTCACTTCTTTGTGCCTTTGTGCCATAGACGGGTCCAACTTAGGGACTTGCAcgtcaaaagaatttttaccGAATGATGGGACAAAATTCTCCCGTAGTTGCTTGGCCTCCGCCGGCTTCTGGGCTGCCGTCATCCATGATCTCAGCTCTTTGGAACGCTCCGCGTTCAGATGAAAATTTTGAGGCAGCGTGGGCTCTTGTTCTTTGGGTGGCAGAACATTTTCGGCTTCTAAAATAACTTCTTGATCTGGGAGATTTGGTTCGGGCAGAGTAGGTTCTCGGTGCCGAGCCGTGGAACGGTTGCCTGCTGAACGGTTGCTGCCACGTGATGAACTGCGGCTCCTGTTGCGGCTGCGCGTGCTCTCTCTGCCCGCAGAATTCTCTCGACCACTCGTGACTGAACGGCTACGAGAGCGGCTGCGCCTTCTGCTTCTCTCACGGAGCCTGCCTCGACGGTCTGCATCGCGCCTTTCTTCGTCAGTCCGGGAATAGCTGCGTAGGCGACGACGATATACATCTCGATTGGAATCGGAACTCGACGAGAATGATGAAGGTCTTGACAAACTTGAAGAACTTGGCGAACTTTGTGCTGCTGGAGGTGCCATGTTGTCGCTTTGAAAGCTGAAAAAGGTCTGAAGGGGCGTATGCCTTAATGGCCTGAGGTGACatcattcttttgtttctttttcgttctttgAAAAATCAGCTGGGAAATACAAGTggaatgaagtgaaataaatggGATGAGAGTAACAGATGTATTCTCGTCTGTGTACCAAGACCAACTGCCGTCTCTAAGCTGCAAGGGGAGGGGAGAGACATTGCCAAGTCATTCCATGTCTTTTTCTCCAAGGAGCAAATCACgaaacagacaaacaaacaatgaagTACCAAGAGATGATCAGGGGAGGGaaacgaaaaccaaaaaaaaaacatgaaagaaCACAAAATTAGACGACGGCCGAATGGGAAGTGATGGAAAGAGAAAGGtacaataagaaacaaaaaactgaaaGGACGAATAATGAGAAAAAGCAAGTGACTAATGAACACGAAATGAAGGAATGAAACAATATTCCGTTAAGAACACTAGTCCACCAGCGTACGGAAATTACGGTTTCTTGGCCGCGAGACGCGTCGAGCGACGAGGACCGGCCGGTGATGTGTCAGCGGGAGCCGCGGGAACAGGAGGAGCTGCTGTCGtcggagaagaagatgaaaccgGAGGACGGACACCATTAGGCGCCGGAGACGGGCTATGAGGTACGGACGTAGGGGAATGCAAGCGAAGAAGACGACCATTACGACGGAATAGCCGACCAGCGGGGGTCTTTACCAAATAGTCCCTGAATGCGTCAACTTCCACGATGACTCCCGGAGTTTTCCAGCGTTTGGAATCGTGATGCTGAATGACGACGTGATCACCGACGTGAAGGGCGGGAAGTGGGCGTGTGGTGTGGTTGTAATGGAGGGTACGAAGTTCTCTGGCGCGGAGTGCGCGTTTTTCGAGAATTCCGGCAGCCTTCTGCCACTCAGGCACAAACGAACGACGATGTGCAGGGATGAGGTCACGAGAGGGCCGGTTAAAGACCACCTGAGAAGGGGATGCGCCTCCGGCAATGGGAGCATtacggaagaggaggaggccTTTCCCAAACTTGTCCAGGTCAAAGGAACCTGATGTCCAGGATCCTGCAATgagttttttcattgattttacgGCAGCTTCCGCATAACCGTTAGACTTGGGATGATGAGGAGAAGACCGGCCGTGAGAGATGTCCCATTCTCGCAGGAAAGTTAGGTACTCATCCGACTTGAACTGTGGGCCACCGTCGGACCAAAGCTTGACGGGAGCGCCTGCTCCGCAAGTGAAGAAGGAGCGGAGGGCGTCGGTGATTCGGCGTGTAGATGTGTTTGTGTCTGGAAAGGGGTACACCTGGGGCCAACCACTGAACTGGTCGGCAACAATCCAAAAATCGCGACCGCGAAAAGTGCCAAGGTCGGCAAAGATA
This region includes:
- the LOC124337665 gene encoding uncharacterized protein LOC124337665, with amino-acid sequence MAVKSCPSCSERLPSNPSEPLLPHKPASRPFEFIFADLGTFRGRDFWIVADQFSGWPQVYPFPDTNTSTRRITDALRSFFTCGAGAPVKLWSDGGPQFKSDEYLTFLREWDISHGRSSPHHPKSNGYAEAAVKSMKKLIAGSWTSGSFDLDKFGKGLLLFRNAPIAGGASPSQVVFNRPSRDLIPAHRRSFVPEWQKAAGILEKRALRARELRTLHYNHTTRPLPALHVGDHVVIQHHDSKRWKTPGVIVEVDAFRDYLVKTPAGRLFRRNGRLLRLHSPTSVPHSPSPAPNGVRPPVSSSSPTTAAPPVPAAPADTSPAGPRRSTRLAAKKP